A stretch of Myroides oncorhynchi DNA encodes these proteins:
- a CDS encoding pyridoxal phosphate-dependent aminotransferase yields MPKISNKGLQMPESPIRKLVPFAEVAKQKGHHVYHLNIGQPDIKTPAGALQAVKDANFEVLEYSHSAGIESYRKKLSKHYKDQNLNVDVADIIVTTGGSEALLFALGSTMDHGDEIIIPEPFYANYNGFSTSNGVNIVPVMSSIHDGFALPAIAEFEKLITPKTKAILICNPGNPTGYLYSEQEMKQLTELVVKHDLFLIADEVYREFAYDGYKHISVMSIPELANHAIMIDSVSKRYSMCGARIGCIVSKNKDLMAAAMKFAQARLSPPTFEQIAAEAALETPKSYFDEVITEYKERRDVFITALQQIEGVQVTMPHGSFYCVAKFPIKNADNFAKWLLEEYDLNGETVMIAPAAGFYSTPGVGLDEARMAYVLKKEDLIRSAEILKEALKAYQVIEK; encoded by the coding sequence ATGCCTAAGATTTCAAACAAAGGGCTTCAAATGCCTGAATCACCAATTAGAAAATTAGTACCTTTTGCAGAGGTTGCAAAACAAAAAGGACACCATGTATACCATTTAAATATAGGTCAACCAGATATCAAAACTCCTGCTGGAGCACTACAAGCTGTTAAAGATGCTAACTTCGAAGTATTAGAATACAGTCACTCTGCTGGAATCGAAAGCTATAGAAAAAAACTATCAAAACACTATAAAGACCAAAATCTTAATGTAGATGTAGCTGATATTATCGTGACTACTGGTGGATCAGAAGCGCTACTTTTTGCATTAGGAAGTACGATGGATCACGGAGATGAGATCATCATCCCTGAGCCGTTCTATGCTAACTATAATGGGTTCTCTACTTCTAATGGTGTAAATATAGTTCCTGTCATGTCTTCTATCCATGACGGATTTGCATTACCTGCTATTGCAGAATTTGAAAAACTTATCACTCCTAAGACTAAAGCTATTCTAATCTGTAACCCTGGTAATCCTACAGGGTACCTATATTCTGAACAAGAGATGAAACAGTTAACAGAGTTAGTTGTTAAACATGACTTATTCTTAATCGCTGACGAAGTATATAGAGAGTTCGCTTATGATGGATATAAACACATCTCTGTGATGAGCATTCCAGAACTAGCTAACCACGCTATTATGATCGACTCTGTATCTAAGCGCTACAGTATGTGTGGAGCACGTATAGGATGTATCGTTTCTAAAAACAAAGACCTTATGGCTGCAGCAATGAAGTTTGCTCAAGCCCGTCTTTCTCCTCCTACTTTTGAACAAATCGCAGCTGAAGCTGCTCTTGAGACTCCTAAATCTTACTTCGATGAAGTAATCACGGAATATAAAGAAAGAAGAGATGTATTTATCACTGCTCTTCAACAAATAGAAGGAGTACAAGTGACTATGCCTCACGGTTCTTTCTATTGTGTAGCTAAGTTTCCTATCAAAAATGCGGACAACTTCGCTAAATGGTTATTAGAAGAATATGACCTAAACGGAGAAACTGTAATGATTGCTCCTGCTGCCGGATTCTACTCTACACCAGGTGTTGGATTAGACGAGGCTCGTATGGCTTACGTTCTTAAGAAAGAAGACTTAATCCGCTCTGCAGAGATATTAAAAGAAGCGCTTAAAGCGTATCAAGTTATAGAAAAGTAG
- a CDS encoding OmpA family protein, translating into MNKKVIKFFSIASFFLISVAGIAQTGKEKKADKSFDYYEYVNAIEIYEKIINKGFKSVNTLTKLADAYYFKGELKTAHKWYEELFNFAKQEGTKLPSEYYYRYAQTLRSVEDYKAADAYSSQFAELEKNDSRGILFEEKKDTYLKEINSMIQRYDLKALPINSVYSDYGSSILGDQLVFASARETENGGKVHKWTNEAFTSLYSTVIGVDGSFSDPVPVDKSGKAKVNVASAVFTKDGKTMYFTSNNFKKNKKIHNEEFYILLKLYKSYLLEDGTWSEATELPFNSNNYNTAHPALSPDEKWLYFASDRGGTLGESDIFRVFIEEDGNYGIPENLGARINTEGRETFPFVSKDNYLYFSSDGRPGLGGLDVYMAKINVDNTFGKVASVGAPINSPADDFAFYINDNNRKGFISSNRDGGVGGDDIYFFQVVDCKQQIEGQVFNTTTKLPIANATVVLYNNEYKELVTITTDAQGHYITDALDCNHKFRLKASADKYLTTEVATVLGREFNVAKTVNIGLDPVEEKIEKDDDLFKKLKLDPIYFDFDKAAIRPDAAVELAKVVEVMNMYPKLKIDVRSHTDSRGNDAYNMKLSDRRAKSTAAWMITQGIDESRITGQGYGESQLVNKCANKVPCTILEHQENRRSEFIILDIE; encoded by the coding sequence ATGAATAAGAAGGTTATTAAGTTTTTCTCAATAGCCTCTTTTTTCTTAATCTCAGTAGCAGGTATTGCTCAGACGGGTAAAGAGAAGAAAGCAGATAAGAGCTTTGACTACTACGAGTATGTCAATGCAATCGAAATCTATGAGAAAATCATCAATAAAGGTTTTAAGAGTGTCAATACATTAACCAAATTGGCAGATGCTTATTACTTTAAAGGAGAGCTTAAAACTGCTCATAAGTGGTATGAAGAACTCTTTAATTTTGCAAAACAAGAAGGAACGAAGCTTCCGTCAGAATATTATTATAGATATGCACAGACACTGCGTTCTGTCGAAGATTACAAAGCGGCTGATGCCTATTCAAGTCAATTCGCTGAATTAGAAAAGAACGATAGTCGTGGTATCTTGTTTGAAGAAAAAAAAGATACTTATCTGAAGGAAATTAACTCTATGATACAGCGTTATGACCTAAAGGCATTACCTATTAATAGTGTGTATTCTGATTATGGATCTAGTATATTAGGAGATCAACTAGTCTTCGCCTCTGCTAGAGAAACAGAAAATGGAGGTAAAGTACACAAGTGGACAAATGAAGCATTCACTAGTCTATACAGTACGGTTATCGGTGTGGACGGTAGCTTTAGTGATCCTGTACCTGTAGATAAATCCGGTAAGGCTAAAGTGAATGTTGCCTCAGCAGTGTTTACTAAAGATGGTAAGACGATGTATTTCACAAGTAACAATTTTAAGAAGAATAAGAAAATTCACAATGAGGAGTTTTACATTCTATTGAAGTTGTATAAGTCTTATTTATTAGAAGATGGTACTTGGTCAGAAGCTACAGAATTACCGTTTAACTCTAATAATTATAATACAGCCCATCCAGCTCTTTCTCCAGATGAGAAGTGGTTATACTTCGCATCGGATAGAGGTGGTACGCTAGGTGAATCGGATATATTTAGAGTATTTATCGAAGAGGATGGTAATTATGGTATTCCAGAGAATCTAGGTGCTAGGATTAACACAGAAGGACGTGAGACATTTCCATTTGTATCTAAGGATAATTATTTATACTTCTCATCAGATGGTAGACCTGGACTAGGAGGATTAGATGTGTATATGGCTAAGATTAATGTAGATAATACCTTTGGTAAGGTAGCTAGTGTAGGTGCTCCTATTAATAGTCCAGCAGATGACTTTGCGTTCTATATCAATGATAACAATAGAAAGGGGTTCATTAGTTCTAACCGAGATGGTGGAGTAGGTGGTGATGATATTTATTTCTTCCAAGTAGTAGACTGTAAACAGCAGATAGAAGGACAAGTATTTAATACTACGACTAAGCTTCCTATTGCTAATGCTACTGTAGTACTATATAATAACGAGTATAAAGAACTAGTAACTATTACTACAGATGCTCAAGGACACTATATTACTGATGCGCTAGACTGTAATCACAAGTTTAGACTGAAGGCTAGTGCTGATAAATATTTGACAACTGAAGTAGCAACGGTATTAGGTCGTGAGTTTAATGTTGCGAAGACTGTTAATATAGGACTAGATCCAGTAGAGGAGAAGATAGAGAAAGACGATGACTTATTTAAGAAGTTAAAGTTAGATCCTATTTACTTTGACTTTGATAAAGCGGCTATCAGACCTGATGCAGCTGTAGAGCTAGCCAAGGTAGTTGAAGTGATGAATATGTATCCTAAATTGAAGATAGACGTGCGTTCGCATACAGATAGTAGAGGAAATGATGCTTATAATATGAAGCTGTCAGATCGTAGAGCTAAGTCAACTGCTGCCTGGATGATAACCCAAGGAATTGATGAATCTAGAATTACAGGACAAGGATACGGCGAATCTCAGTTAGTCAATAAGTGTGCAAATAAGGTACCGTGTACGATACTGGAGCACCAAGAAAATAGAAGAAGTGAGTTTATTATTCTAGACATAGAATAA
- a CDS encoding type IX secretion system membrane protein PorP/SprF, translating into MTINKTIKNISVCMLTLLGVQQIQAQQDPQFTQYMYNASNINPAYAGSRGNLSIFGNYRTQWVGLDGAPKTANLSVNTPLGDSKLGLGVNYMNDRVGAMDENNISVDLSYTIDLNHEYKLAFGLKATANLLNVDYTRLNSYSSKDPVAASNINNQFSPNIGAGLYMYSEKSYLGLSIPNFLTTDRYDDNEVTTMRQEAHIYLMGGYVFELNPSLKFKPAFLAKAVSGSPLQLDLTANFLIVDKFTVGAAYRWDASVSALAGFQVNDNLFIGYSYDADTTKLANYNSGSHEIFMRFDLFSNRTRMNTPRFF; encoded by the coding sequence ATGACAATTAACAAAACAATAAAAAATATAAGTGTATGTATGTTGACTCTTTTAGGAGTACAACAAATACAAGCACAACAAGATCCTCAGTTCACACAGTATATGTATAATGCCTCTAACATTAACCCTGCTTATGCAGGGTCTAGAGGTAATCTAAGTATCTTCGGTAATTACCGTACACAGTGGGTAGGACTAGATGGGGCGCCTAAGACAGCTAATTTATCTGTTAATACGCCATTAGGAGATTCAAAATTAGGACTTGGGGTGAACTATATGAATGATAGAGTAGGTGCTATGGATGAGAATAATATCTCTGTAGATTTATCTTATACTATCGACTTAAATCACGAATATAAATTGGCATTTGGATTAAAAGCTACAGCTAATTTACTCAATGTAGATTACACTCGACTAAACAGTTATAGTAGTAAAGATCCTGTAGCAGCATCAAATATTAATAATCAATTTTCACCTAACATTGGTGCTGGTCTTTATATGTATTCTGAGAAGTCATACTTAGGGTTGTCTATTCCTAACTTTTTGACTACAGATAGATATGATGATAACGAGGTAACGACTATGCGTCAGGAGGCTCACATTTATTTAATGGGAGGATATGTATTCGAACTTAATCCAAGTTTGAAATTCAAGCCCGCTTTCTTAGCTAAAGCTGTATCAGGTTCACCCTTACAGTTAGATTTGACAGCTAACTTTTTGATTGTAGATAAGTTCACAGTAGGAGCAGCATATCGTTGGGATGCATCTGTAAGTGCATTAGCAGGATTCCAAGTAAATGACAATTTGTTCATAGGGTATTCGTATGATGCTGATACGACTAAGTTGGCGAATTATAATTCAGGTTCTCATGAGATATTTATGCGTTTTGACTTGTTTAGTAATCGCACGCGTATGAATACACCAAGATTCTTTTAA
- a CDS encoding gliding motility-associated C-terminal domain-containing protein, giving the protein MVIKRTLLVVSGLCSAASMAQTVNKGGLYISPKGVMSTHYTLENKEAADFKNNGTLYVYNDVVNNGAFFDYKGKVAQGTTIFKSDKAQTISGNTISKFNDVVLDNSTENIAFNVVNDIVIQGKVDFQDGIANIDQTKGSFTFLKDAKAVNASDNSHIEGAVDKEGNNEFVFPIGDKKYYRNATITAPKDEKDVFIGKYNLDDTNFFNSHKHKSGVVELVNGREYWLVDRSSNAKSDVILTLGWHDDTTPKELLKTAEKNLRILRWDAKDQHWVDEGGIVDVDNKTVTTPTSVRGYGFFTLGTVNTDLILDGDVVIYNLVSPNGDGENDFFLIDNINRFPRNRVEIYNRWGVKVYETKSYDSNNNVFRGYSEGRVTINSGEKLPTGTYYYVISYDYNNGTESRTIKKSGYLHLENN; this is encoded by the coding sequence ATGGTAATTAAAAGAACACTCCTAGTAGTAAGTGGTTTATGTTCTGCGGCATCTATGGCACAGACTGTAAACAAGGGAGGGCTATATATTAGCCCTAAAGGGGTAATGTCTACACATTATACCTTAGAGAACAAAGAAGCTGCTGATTTTAAGAACAATGGTACACTATACGTGTATAATGATGTAGTTAATAACGGTGCTTTCTTTGATTATAAAGGAAAAGTAGCTCAAGGGACTACAATATTTAAAAGTGATAAAGCACAGACTATCTCTGGTAATACAATCAGCAAGTTTAATGATGTAGTATTGGATAACAGTACAGAAAACATTGCTTTTAATGTTGTAAACGATATCGTAATACAAGGGAAAGTTGACTTCCAAGACGGTATTGCTAATATCGATCAAACCAAAGGTTCATTTACATTCTTAAAAGATGCCAAAGCTGTCAATGCTAGTGATAATAGCCATATCGAAGGTGCTGTTGATAAGGAAGGTAATAACGAATTTGTATTTCCGATAGGGGATAAGAAGTATTATAGAAACGCTACGATTACTGCTCCTAAAGATGAGAAGGATGTATTTATCGGGAAGTATAACTTAGATGATACGAACTTCTTTAACTCTCATAAGCACAAGTCTGGTGTAGTAGAGTTGGTAAATGGCAGAGAATATTGGCTAGTGGATCGCAGTTCTAATGCCAAGAGCGATGTTATCTTAACATTAGGTTGGCATGATGATACAACTCCAAAGGAGCTATTAAAAACGGCAGAAAAGAACCTGCGTATTCTTCGCTGGGATGCTAAGGATCAGCACTGGGTAGATGAGGGAGGTATCGTAGATGTTGATAATAAAACTGTAACGACACCCACTTCTGTACGTGGATATGGATTCTTTACTTTGGGTACAGTGAATACTGATCTAATATTAGATGGAGATGTAGTGATTTATAACCTTGTATCGCCTAATGGTGACGGAGAGAATGACTTCTTCTTGATTGATAATATTAATCGCTTCCCAAGAAATAGAGTTGAGATCTATAACCGTTGGGGGGTGAAGGTATATGAGACTAAGAGCTATGACAGTAATAATAACGTGTTTAGAGGATACTCAGAAGGACGTGTTACAATTAACTCAGGAGAGAAATTGCCTACAGGTACTTACTATTACGTGATTAGTTACGATTATAATAATGGTACAGAGTCACGTACGATCAAGAAATCAGGGTATCTACATTTAGAAAACAACTAA